A DNA window from Cognatiyoonia koreensis contains the following coding sequences:
- a CDS encoding HPr kinase/phosphorylase, which yields MDTQSPLHATCVAVGGAGVLITGASGSGKSNLALQMLALGAVLVADDRVLLTETDGHLMATCPPTLVGLIEARGIGILNAQSCAGAPVRLAVDLSTVETERIPPRREVTLLGVHIPLFHRASDIHLASAILQFMRAGRSER from the coding sequence ATGGACACCCAATCGCCCCTCCACGCGACCTGCGTGGCGGTCGGCGGTGCGGGCGTTCTGATCACGGGTGCATCCGGCAGCGGAAAATCGAACCTTGCTCTCCAGATGCTCGCGCTGGGTGCGGTGCTTGTCGCGGATGACCGCGTCTTGCTGACTGAAACGGACGGGCATCTGATGGCCACTTGCCCGCCGACGTTGGTGGGCCTGATCGAGGCGCGTGGAATTGGCATCCTGAATGCGCAATCCTGCGCGGGCGCACCCGTTCGGCTGGCCGTTGATCTCAGCACGGTTGAAACCGAACGGATCCCACCCCGACGTGAGGTCACACTTCTTGGGGTTCATATCCCCTTGTTTCACAGGGCCAGTGACATACATCTGGCTTCTGCGATACTTCAATTCATGCGCGCCGGCCGGAGTGAGCGATGA
- the rapZ gene encoding RNase adapter RapZ gives MTQTKDADDPKTPSLLLVTGPSGAGRSTAVNALEDLGYEVIDNLPLSLLPPLLAVTHERPLALGLDVRNRDFSIDALIAVIDAVHERLGDMAQVLYLDAAEDTLLRRYSETRRRHPLAPAGPPQAGIARENEMLAPIRVRADYVVDTTKMSPHDLRAEIDSIFAPGEGRMLGVTVHSFSYKRGLPRGLDIVLDCRFLRNPHWDPKLRALDGRDQAVADYVAADDRFPTFFAKVKDLITLLLPAHKDEGRSHLSIGFGCTGGQHRSVMMAERLAASLEEDGWQVSKRHREMERRDGVGLSGKQGQGV, from the coding sequence ATGACGCAAACCAAGGATGCAGACGATCCTAAAACACCGAGCCTCTTGCTTGTGACCGGCCCATCTGGCGCCGGGCGGTCGACAGCTGTCAATGCGTTGGAAGATCTCGGTTACGAGGTCATCGACAATCTGCCACTTTCGCTATTGCCCCCCTTGCTTGCGGTCACCCATGAACGCCCGCTGGCGCTCGGGCTAGATGTGCGCAACCGTGACTTCAGCATTGACGCGCTGATTGCCGTGATCGACGCCGTGCACGAACGGCTGGGTGATATGGCGCAGGTTCTTTATCTGGATGCGGCCGAAGACACGCTGCTGCGTCGCTATTCTGAAACACGTCGCCGCCATCCGCTGGCCCCCGCCGGTCCGCCACAGGCGGGGATCGCGCGCGAAAATGAAATGCTGGCCCCGATCCGCGTGCGCGCCGACTATGTGGTCGACACGACAAAGATGTCGCCCCATGACCTGCGGGCCGAGATCGACAGTATCTTCGCACCCGGTGAAGGGCGGATGCTGGGCGTGACCGTGCATTCCTTTTCGTACAAACGCGGCCTCCCGCGCGGGCTGGACATCGTGCTGGACTGCCGCTTTCTGCGCAATCCGCATTGGGATCCAAAACTGCGTGCACTTGATGGACGCGACCAGGCTGTCGCGGATTATGTCGCCGCTGATGACCGGTTTCCGACGTTCTTTGCCAAGGTCAAAGACCTGATTACGCTGCTTTTGCCAGCGCATAAGGACGAAGGCCGATCGCATCTTTCAATCGGTTTTGGGTGTACCGGCGGGCAACACCGTTCCGTCATGATGGCAGAAAGACTGGCCGCAAGTCTTGAAGAAGACGGTTGGCAGGTGTCTAAGCGGCACAGGGAAATGGAACGGCGCGACGGTGTGGGGCTGTCGGGCAAACAGGGACAAGGCGTTTGA
- a CDS encoding PTS sugar transporter subunit IIA: MIGIVIVAHGGLAREYLAAVEHVVGVQEGIKAITIAPEEDRARKQQEICEAANAVDSGNGVVIVTDMFGGSPSNLSLRACSIENRQILYGANLPMLIKLAKSRHKPVPDAVTAAITAAHKYINAHSVGPA; this comes from the coding sequence TTGATCGGGATCGTTATTGTTGCGCATGGTGGGTTGGCGCGCGAATATCTTGCAGCTGTTGAACACGTGGTTGGTGTCCAGGAAGGCATCAAGGCCATCACCATTGCCCCCGAAGAGGACCGCGCCCGCAAGCAGCAGGAAATCTGCGAGGCCGCCAACGCCGTCGATTCAGGAAACGGTGTCGTGATCGTCACCGACATGTTCGGCGGGTCCCCGTCCAATCTGTCGCTGCGCGCCTGTTCGATCGAGAACCGTCAAATCCTTTACGGTGCGAACCTGCCCATGCTGATCAAACTTGCCAAGTCCCGTCACAAGCCGGTGCCGGATGCCGTGACCGCCGCGATCACCGCCGCCCACAAGTATATCAATGCCCACAGCGTCGGACCTGCGTGA
- a CDS encoding HPr family phosphocarrier protein — protein sequence MAKFQIQIQNIKGLHARASAKLVEVVEAFDATAVVSKDGMRAEGDSIMGLLMLAATIGTFIEVETDGPDAEALAAAITDLVNDKFGEGD from the coding sequence ATGGCGAAATTTCAGATCCAGATCCAGAACATCAAAGGCCTGCACGCCCGCGCCTCTGCAAAACTTGTCGAAGTCGTCGAAGCATTTGATGCCACGGCCGTCGTTTCCAAGGACGGAATGCGGGCCGAGGGCGATAGCATCATGGGCCTTTTGATGTTGGCAGCTACCATCGGAACCTTTATTGAGGTCGAAACAGATGGCCCAGACGCAGAGGCCCTGGCCGCCGCAATCACCGATCTGGTGAATGACAAATTTGGTGAGGGTGACTGA